One genomic window of Trichosurus vulpecula isolate mTriVul1 chromosome X, mTriVul1.pri, whole genome shotgun sequence includes the following:
- the CCNB3 gene encoding G2/mitotic-specific cyclin-B3, with translation MPVPRGSRSANGKGLRSSKAQAMENTRGEAVRAVESQEADKEENSQAKRSPSSPQGAPKKRSAFGDLTNAHQSKKEVLKGTAKKVLRSEAAQELSRNKEINLKKSGPKSLPEEASVNSEPTVKEGLMPVQEEEPVLVKKEPSVEGASAAGQPEPSEQMSGMENIEKVEEDPYTNTEYAKEIFKYMRKREEIFPISNYMVKQHDISKDMRAILVDWMVEVQENFELTHETLYLAVKLVDHYLMQMVCLRDKLQLIGSTAILIASKFEERCPPCIDDFLYICDDAYQREELLSMEINILHTLNFDINIPIAYRFLRRFAKCAHVNMETLTLARFICELTLQEYDYVQERASKLAASCFFLALKMKNVGKWTPTLEHYSGYRSTDLFSLVKRLNFLLTYQRHDKLKAVRTKYSHRVFFEVAKTPTLDMLKLEEILKNSV, from the exons ATGCCAGTGCCTCGAGGCTCCAGATCTGCCAATGGCAAGGGACTCCGATCCAGCAAAGCTCAAGCCATGGAGAATACTAGAGGTGAAGCAGTTAGAGCCGTGGAGAGCCAAGAAGCAGACAAG GAGGAAAATAGCCAGGCAAAGAGATCACCATCTTCACCACAGGGAGCACCCAAAAAGCGGTCAGCTTTTGGAGATCTCACCAAT gctCACCAGTCTAAGAAGGAGGTGCTCAAGGGTACTGCTAAGAAGGTACTTAGGAGCGAAGCGGCTCAGGAGCTCTCCAGAAACAAGGAGATCAACTTGAAAAA GTCTGGACCCAAATCCCTTCCAGAGGAGGCCTCTGTTAACTCTGAGCCCACTGTCAAGGAAGGACTCATGCCTGTTCAGGAGGAGGAGCCTGTGCTGGTGAAGAAAGAGCCCAGTGTTGAAGGGGCCTCAGCTGCAGGTCAACCAGAACCGAGTGAG CAGATGTCTGGGATGGAGAATATTGAAAAAGTTGAAGAGGACCCATATACCAATACAGAATATGCCAAGGAAATCTTCAAGtacatgagaaagagagag GAGATCTTCCCCATCTCAAACTACATGGTCAAGCAGCATGACATCAGCAAGGATATGAGAGCCATCTTGGTGGACTGGATGGTGGAGGTGCAG GAGAACTTTGAGCTGACCCATGAGACCCTGTACTTGGCAGTGAAGTTGGTGGATCACTACTTAATGCAAATGGTGTGCTTAAGGGACAAGTTACAGCTGATTGGATCCACTGCTATCCTGATTGCATCAAAATTTGAG GAACGTTGCCCACCCTGCATAGATGATTTCCTGTATATTTGTGATGATGCTTATCAGCGAGAGGAGCTTCTTTCCATGGAAATCAACATCCTCCACACCCTCAACTTTGATATTAACATTCCTATTGCCTATCGTTTCCTGCGCAGATTTGCCAAG TGTGCCCACGTCAACATGGAGACCCTGACCTTGGCCAGGTTCATCTGTGAGTTGACTCTGCAAGAATATGACTATGTCCAGGAGAGAGCCTCAAAGCTGGCTGCTAGTTGTTTCTTCTTGGCTCTCAAGATGAAGAATGTTGGAAAATGG ACTCCCACATTAGAACATTATAGTGGATACCGGAGCACAGATCTCTTCTCCTTGGTCAAGAGACTCAACTTCCTGCTGACTTACCAGCGCCATGACAAACTCAAGGCCGTGCGTACCAAGTACTCTCACAG AGTTTTCTTTGAAGTTGCTAAAACCCCTACCTTGGACATGCTGAAGCTGGAGGAGATTCTGAAGAACTCAGTCTGA